The Actinomycetota bacterium genome contains the following window.
TACGAGGACCTCCGGCTGGATCGCCTTCACCTCCGCCTCCAGCCACGGGTAGCACGCGGCGATCTCGGCCGCGTTCGGCTTCTGGTGGATCCTGCGCTTGCCCCGCGGCTTCCACTTGAAGTGCTTCACGACGTTGGTGATGTACACGAGGTCGCGGTCGACGCCGGCGTCGGCGAGCGCCCGGTCGAGCTCGCGGCCGGCCGGACCGACGAACGGGCGCCCCTCCAGGTCCTCCCGGTCGCCGGGCTGCTCCCCCACCATCACGACGCGCGCCTGCGGTGGGCCCTCGCCGAAGACGGTCTGCGTCCCCGACTCCCAGAGCGGACACGCCTTGCACCCGGCCGCGACCTCGCGCAGGTTCGGGATGGTGAGCTCCTCCGGGAGCTGCTCGGGGACGGGGTCGGTCGGGGCGGCCATATCGGTCCGATACCCGAGAGTCCGACCTCCCACCCCCGCGATATCGGACCCGTCCGCGCCTTGCCGCGCTCGAGGGCACCCGGCTACGGTGGCGCCAGACGACCCGGGAGATCTCCCGACGAGGAGACCGCGACATGTCCAGCGACGGAGACATCGTCGTCGGTAAGACGACGCCGATACTGCGCTCCTTCGACGAGGCGAAGACGAGGGGGTTCTACCTGGACTACCTCGGGTTCAAGGTCGACTGGACCCATCGCTTCGAACCCGGGATGCCGCTGTACATGCAGGTCTCCCGCGGCGGGTGCGTCCTGCATCTGTCCGAGCACCACGGCGATGCGACGCCCGGCGCCGGACTCCGGATCGAGGTCGGGGATCTGGACGCGTTC
Protein-coding sequences here:
- a CDS encoding UdgX family uracil-DNA binding protein (This protein belongs to the uracil DNA glycosylase superfamily, members of which act in excision repair of DNA. However, it belongs more specifically to UdgX branch, whose founding member was found to bind uracil in DNA (where it does not belong), without cleaving it, appears to promote DNA repair by a pathway involving RecA, rather than base excision.); the encoded protein is MAAPTDPVPEQLPEELTIPNLREVAAGCKACPLWESGTQTVFGEGPPQARVVMVGEQPGDREDLEGRPFVGPAGRELDRALADAGVDRDLVYITNVVKHFKWKPRGKRRIHQKPNAAEIAACYPWLEAEVKAIQPEVLVCLGATAAQALLGRAFRITQQRGEFFDHPLGRLTATAHPSSILRAPDDESRRLERKRLVEDLRRVAALIG
- a CDS encoding glyoxalase superfamily protein — its product is MSSDGDIVVGKTTPILRSFDEAKTRGFYLDYLGFKVDWTHRFEPGMPLYMQVSRGGCVLHLSEHHGDATPGAGLRIEVGDLDAFHAELSAKPYANMRPGIEDMPWGTRDMTVIDPSGNRLTFTDAISVGP